ACCGGATCACCTTCGCCGCCCGGTGCGACCTGTCGGATCTGACGGAGTCAGCCCAATCGGCGCGGCGGCCGGTCGATTCCGCCGAGCGCCCCCTGCCCGAGGCCGAACCCGCCGAACCGGCCAAGTGTCCGGCCGAGCCGGGCACCCGGTACGTTCGCGAGTCCGCCCAGCGTGGCCGGCACTCGGTCGAGGCGGCCGATCCGGCGCGTCACCTGGCGGCGGTGGTCGCCCGGCAGACCGTCGACCGTGCCACGGTCCTTGGCTACGGCCCCCCGCCCCGGGTGACCCCCGCCGTCGACGTGGTCCGCATGGCGCTCGCCGACGTCGGAATCCCCGTGCTCGACGCGTTGCGGGTCACCGACGGACGGTACTGGTCATACCTCTGCGCCGAGCCGCGGTGCTGCCCACCCGACGGCATCCCGTACGACACCGGGTCGAGTGAGATCACCGCCGCCGCTGTTCTCGCCGGTCAGGTCGCGTTGCCCGACCGGGCCGCTCTCGTCGCGCGGGTCGCGCCGGTCGCGGGGCCGGATCGGGTCGCCGTAGGGCAGGCCGCGGAGCGGGCCGGGCAGCGGTTCGCCGACCTGGTCGACGCGGCGTCTCCCGCCGACGTGCTCGGTGGGTGGGCGGTACGCACGGCTGGACGGGCGGCGCTGCGGGCCGCCCTTCGCCGGCACCGCCGGGGCGAGCGACTGGACGACGACGAACTGGCCTGGCTGAGCGTTCTGCTGACCGATCCGACCGTTCGAGACCACGCCTGGGAACGCACCGACGGTCGGGACACCGACATCGCGCTCTGGACCGACGTCCTGCGCCGCACCCAGCCGGAACTCGTCGCCGCACCCGGTTCGTTGTTGGCGTTCGCCGCCTGGCGGGCAGGCCAGGGTGCACTGGCCGCAGTGGCGCTGGAACGGGTGCTCACCCTGCATCCCGACTACCCGCTCGCGCTGCTCCTGGACGACCTGCTCCGGCGTGGAGTGCCTCCGTCGCGCCTCGACGGGTGGCCGGCGGTGCGGGTGCCGGGACAGGTGCGCCGCCGCGCCGATCAGGTGGTGATGCGGTAGGGGTGGGCGTAGACGTTCATCCTGCGCCCGCGCAGGAAGCCCACCAGGGTGATCCCCGCCTCGGCGGCCAGGTCGGCGGCGAGCGTGCTGGGCGCGGAGACCGCCGCCAGCAGCGGTATTCCGGCCATCCACGCCTTCTGGGTCAACTCGAAGCTCGCCCGCCCACTGACCAGCAGCACGTGCCCGACCAGCGGCAGTCGCCGCTG
The sequence above is a segment of the Micromonospora sp. WMMA1363 genome. Coding sequences within it:
- a CDS encoding DUF4192 domain-containing protein; the protein is MTSTDIPRLSVRSPGDLIAAVPYLLGFHPVDSVVVVAMSGNRITFAARCDLSDLTESAQSARRPVDSAERPLPEAEPAEPAKCPAEPGTRYVRESAQRGRHSVEAADPARHLAAVVARQTVDRATVLGYGPPPRVTPAVDVVRMALADVGIPVLDALRVTDGRYWSYLCAEPRCCPPDGIPYDTGSSEITAAAVLAGQVALPDRAALVARVAPVAGPDRVAVGQAAERAGQRFADLVDAASPADVLGGWAVRTAGRAALRAALRRHRRGERLDDDELAWLSVLLTDPTVRDHAWERTDGRDTDIALWTDVLRRTQPELVAAPGSLLAFAAWRAGQGALAAVALERVLTLHPDYPLALLLDDLLRRGVPPSRLDGWPAVRVPGQVRRRADQVVMR